GAATGTAAGGATACCATCGTCCTTCCTCTTTCCTACAATAGATGCTATTGAGTTGACCTAATTGTATAAAACATACATCCCTATGCTCCCTGTTTTTCCACTAGTTCATCTATGGCTCCCCGGACTCCGAGACTAGTCGTGCCAGTAGACCTGAGCAGAAAACCGTGGCAGCAAAAGCTACCCCTTCACAACCGTTGGCACCCTGACCTACCCCCGGTGGCGGAGGTTAAAACCGGTGAGGTCTTTAGAATTGAGATGGTAGACTGGACTGGAGGTACTATTAAAGATGATGACTCTGCACTAGATATAAAGTCCATAGACCTCTCAACAGTAAGTATGGATTTTATCCTATGTTAAAAAATGGTACATATAGGATCGAGTTAAGATCTTGAGTCTACAAATTATTGAGATCATCAGTCACTACTCGTTTATAATGTAATCAGTAGTATGGAGAACAAGAACATCTAGAATGGTAAATTAATGTAAGAGTAATATGTTTCAAACTTGTGCAGGTTCATTACCTCAGTGGGCCGATTAGAATTTCGGATTCCGATGGAATTCCAGCACAGCCAGGCGATCTTCTGGTGGTTGAGATATGCAACTTGGGTCCTCTCCCAGGAGATGAATGGGGTTTCACTGCGACATTTGACAGAGAAAATGGAGGGGGTTTTCTGACTGACCATTTTCCTTCTGCAACCAAAGCTATCTGGTATTTCGAAGGGATATATGCCTACTCGCCTCACATACCAGGTGAAATCTCAACCTATTTCCTTTTCTCGTGCCAGTAACGTTGTTAAAAGATTCAGTAGGGTACTCCTGTCACTAACATGGTATTGTATATGCATGTCAGGAGTGAGATTCCCAGGGTTAACCCACCCCGGAATAGTTGGAACAGCACCATCAATGGAACTCCTGAAAATATGGAATGAAAGGGAGAGGGAACTTGAAGAAAATGGACTCAAGACTATGAAATTATGTGAGGTTTTGCATCAACGACCCTTGGCTAACCTACCATCAACAAAAGGTTGTGTCCTTGGAGGGGTATGCGACATTGAAAACTACAAAATTTAGGCTATCAAAATAACAATGAACCTGCAGCACAACTCAATTTTTATAATTGCTTTGCTGCATACTACAAGAATTGTAAAACCCTGCAGCCAACTGCACAGAGACAATATCACAATAACCATGCTGTCTTGTTATACTAACACGTCCTGGTTATACATAGATCAAAGAGGGCACTCCTGAATGGGAAAAGATCGCCATGGAGGCTGCAAGAACCATTCCAGGAAGAGAAAATGGAGGCAATTGTGACATCAAAAATCTTAGTCGTGGTTCAAAGGTATACCTTCCAGTATTCGTTGAAGGAGCAAATCTTAGTACTGGTGACATGCACTTTTCCCAGGGTGATGGAGAAATTTCATTCTGCGGGGCAATTGAGATGAGCGGATTCCTGGAGCTCAAGTAAATATTCCACATCTCATCTCTTAAACTTTTACTACAGCCAAACTAGAGGCTTCATGAGAAAGGGCAGGAACTTGTTATAATAGCTAAACGATCCTACTTATACATTCAAATTTGGCATAAAACAAAATGTGACACATACAGATAAGTATACAAACACATATATGTAATACAGTTCAGTTTACCCTATATGATCCTATTATTAGGTGCGAAATTATAAGGGGAGGAATGAAAGAATACCTTACACCAATGGGGCCCACACCTCTTCACGTAAACCCAATCTTTGAGATAGGCCCGGTCGAGCCAAGATTCTCAGAGTGGTTGGTATTTGAGGGCATCAGTGTTGACGAGAGGGGGAAGCAGCATTACCTAGATGCAACTGTGGCGTACAAGCGTGCAGTACTCAATGCTATTGACTACCTCTCTAAATTTGGATACTCCAAAGAACAGGTTTCGACTTCTCTCCTTATCACATAGCCAATTCCCAACAACTCACAATCACAAGCATACACAGAGACAACGAAAGATTCATATTACTGCAGTCTTCCTTACTGATCTAGCATCTGTCACGTATCAGAGCTACCTTCTGTTGTCATGCTGCCCGTGTGAGGGAAGAATTTCCGGTATAGTTGACTCTCCCAATGCTGTTGCAACCCTAGCAATCCCAACAGCTATCTTTGACCAGGTAATTATTTCTGGCCAAGCCTCCTAAAGATTTATATTACCCTATTCTAATACTACCACTTTCCCATCCACAAAATGTTTCCAGTTATAACATGTTGCTATTTTACACTACCTACTCAAATGACTGAAGTTACAATAGCTACATATCTAGATGTTTAATGCAATAGCTTATATTATATTCATGCATACTacatacaaatataaataagAGTCCTCTCCTGAACTTTTTCACAGTAAATTCATGTTTCAAGGAGCAAAAATGAGCTTGTCTAGTCAAAACAAAAGCAATCACAAAATATAACAACTTAATTACACAGTACACTTATATTTTACTTTAACTTGGATGATCCCTCAACCTTAATGCTCAAGCAGAAAGGTCTAAGCTATCCGTAGAAGTCGTAATTGATCAAAAACTTTTTCATATGCACACCAAGGTAACTAACCCAAGGCTACAAGCATAATGGAGGCAATGTGCTTTCCTACAACAAAGCTCACAATAAATTACTCATAAACAGAAATGATTTGTTGTAAAGCCTATTGATATGTTTAAATTACTTTCTCTAAATGCACAGGATATTCGCCCAAAAGCAAACAAGGTGCCTGTTGGTCCCCGGATAGTGAGGAAACCAGATGTCCTAAAATGTAGTTATGATGGAAATTTGCCAACGACAAGGAACCCTAGCTCTGCAACATAACCATCATCAAGAGTGCTCAGTAAATAAAAGTCATTTCGGCCTTTATTTTTCATTCCTACTAAGTTATGCAGGTATTGGGATATATAGAAAGTAGAACTGAATTGTCAAAGCAAACCATCTACATTCTATGTAAGCAGTGCAGGTACATTGTAATAGGGTAAAAAGATCATGAACAAATCATGCAGCAAAAAGTTCAACCCTATTTGCCCTATGACGTCAAGTTTGAATAATGAAAAACTATTATAGCAGCAGCAGGTAAATGTTTAGACTGGACCTCGAAAATCTGAACAAGGCACTAATACATAGAATATGCTTGCGTCATCGGTCTGATGTCAAGCATGCTGTTGCTACTCCTCATCAGCTGAGTCTTCTTACCCATCTACTACTTAAATTGGCAATAATCTGAGAGTTTATTTTCACCAATCATCTTCTAAACTGCCAATATATATCAAGATTGAACTAATCTTCACAAGGTAGATCAGAGCCATGATATAAGTTTATACATGGATGGTAATTTTTAATGCATATAAACCAATTGAGGAACAGACACATGTAGAGTGCAGGAGTAGTGTTTACTATTGGACTCTTGACTTCAATGCAATTCTCTGATCACAAAAACTACTAAACGCCTGCTGCCACATTCAAAAGGCATTAAAATTCTTATGTTCAGtaaaatcacaacaaaaatTGACACGTGGTAAAGAAAGTATTTCAGTCGGAAACTACATACTAAATCATTTAGTTACGATAACATTCTTGATCTTCATTTGTTCAACAATTACTAGCTGAACTATGCAAAATTATAGAAGCCACAACACTTCCAAAAGGAAATAGGATGTCAGAAATTGTTTCATACTAATCCAAAGACTAACTAGAAACTTCAAAGCCAAAAATTTTCCATCCTCCGAATGACATAGATAGCAAAGGTGTACTCTAAGATATAGTGCACTCAATAATATATAGAGAGGGTTCGATGGTGTTGCAGAGCAGGACACTGAATGCCAAAAGACCACAGCCAAAGGTCTAACTCAATACTCAGCACCTGAAAAAGAAACCCCACTAGTAAATCAAAGGGATTGATTAGAGatgataaagaaaagaaaactgatGCAGGATACAGTTTCAAGTGCAAAGGCACAACATGGTCCAACAACAGTTCACTTGGGTGAGAACAGAATTGGTGCAAAAATCCGAATGTTTTATTACTTAAATGCAGCCACAAGAAGAATTTAAATGTTCACATACAAAAAATTACAGACTATGACCACGACTGAAAATAACCATACCTGCTTCCCTGATTTCATACTGATCAACTCCTTCATTTTCTCGACAGCATATATGGAGCAAGCTCGCAGTTCAACTTCCTCCTCACTGCCTGCAACTATTTGACTATTAGCCTCAATAGCGCTGGCAAGGGTTGCACTATACTTCAGCACACCCAGCTGTTGAAGCACGGCTGGAACAATATAGTCCGCCATAATAGTGATTGAGCCAATGTCATAAAATTCTCCATATCCTTGGCCTCCAAATGCACCCCATAAATCTGCTGCAAATATCTGAGCTCTTTTATACAAAAATACTTGGTGGCCTTTGTATACTGAGTGGTCTCGGAAACCTagaaagtttaattagttacaGTAAATATGCCTGTTTCCTTGGGAATAACCCCTACAAACTCTGCAGCTatcaaaaatgactttaaacccTAAAATGTACCAGGAAAGTGACGAGTAACCAGAGCTACAAGCTTAACAGCTGACTTTCCACATGACTCCACAAGATTAGATGCTTTGCCATCAAAGCTTCTCTCCAGTTCAAACCCAACCTGGGCCACAAAAGTTAACAATATTTTGAATATTTGACAGGGATGCATCATTTTCCTAAAATGGTATTTGTATTTTCAATTGAGGGTGGGATGattctttaaataaaaaaataatccataACATCAACGTATATTGTCTCCTGCTTAGACTGATAAATTCAAGAGAAATTAATAGTTACAGACCCAgagtaataaaaaaatcaaacaaaaagaaactggAAGGGCATTTCTTAAGAGAATAAGAGAAAATGTAAGAATAAAAGCTTCTGTAAATTTAAAGGTAAATTTTACCTCTTGTAACAAACGAACTCTCTCGTCCTCCAAAGGTAGTGACCTTGGCCATTTCAACAGCTCCCGCAGTTCAGGACCTTATAACATAAACCTCTTTAATCAAATTACTTTCAAGTAGAAGAGTGTCACTTAAGTCAGAGTTTAGAACTTTTAAACTGCCAAACTTGTTAACAAGAGCACAGCTTCACATCCAAAAATTTAACATTCTGTAGAGGCAGTCATTTTTCTTCTACCAATTGGGACAAAGGAGTAcacttgatatatatatatcgcaATTGGTGTGTACATGTGAAAATACATATTTATGGACATGGAGATATGTGTTCAAGAAGATGAGTACCGGTGTATTTCTGCAGACGATCAGCATCAAACACAGATTTGTCATTTTGTATTGCTGCCTTCAGACCGGCAGCCAAATTGTCGTAATTTAAGTCCTTATCtgtcaagaaaaagaaaaaattataaagaaacaATTTTAGCACAGAAAACATAGTGAATAAAGTGCATTTGGCAACATTGATATGAATATAATCTCTTCAATCCATAAAATAATTGATCACTTTCCGCCAGCAACTGACATAGGGTTCCATGAGCGACCATATGAAAACCGCTCTACAACAACGACACAGCAGCAGACATACACACATTGAAGTATTGGTTTGACTGCCATGAAAAGTTCAAATCTTGATAAAACTGGCAAGCACATTTATAAAGAACATTTTTTGTAGCCGAATTTCGCAACTTGGCTCGGTAAAGAAAAGAATAAGTATAATGCCCAAAACATTTTTTCCTTGTTCTCTAATCTACTAAGGTGCTCTGTTTCACTGACCATTATTCTTGAATTATTctaataacaaaaacaaaatttgagctacaaaatacaagaaaataCACTAAAATTTGAGCTccaacaaaacaaattaaaattttgaaaaaatggatACATACCAGGCCAAAAGCAGAAATTCAAAGCGTCCAACACAAAGAGGTACTGAACGGTGAGAGGTCCATTGTCGAAATAGTGTATCCCTTCGAAATCCCATTCCACCTTCGGAATTGTATCTATCGTCTCCGCCACTTTCTCAAtccctaaaaattaaaaataataataattaaaacccaattaaaataatcaaaaaccaacACTAGAGAAACATGAACAAGGTGCGGAGAGACCTGAAGAATCGACGAGGACGTGAGAAGAATGGCTTGCGACCCAAGCAGAGCTTGCCCTAACATCGTCCATGGCTGCTTCCACTCGGCGCTCTGCGTTCAAAGTTCAAACCCTAGAGACAGAGAGTGGGACTTGTGCCTGGTTCCAAGTTTCCCGCTTTTGCTGGTGTCTTTTTTTCGTTACCCTTCCCACGATAatcattaataattaattagagGTAAATGCCCTCCCTGATGATGATtttatttcgtttttttttttaattaattaattaattatgttgTTTCTTTCCATTTTAGCAGTTGTGGAATTCCATTCCGGCGGCCGGAGACTTTTCCGTGTATACTATAGCCACAGAACGGCTCACGTGGGAAAGACCTGCACTTTCTCCCTGCACACACTTTTTCAATGAACTCGTACTGACTAGGATGAGATAAAAAGGTGCACGCTCTTCCTCATGGCACCCCTCTGaatttttgtgtgtgtttttgGGTCGGATATTCGGAATAGAATTCTCTATCCTCTTATTCCTCATCTCCTTCTTTCCCCACTTTTCacactttctttttgtttttttctatatacaaaatttaaaaccaaaatGTTAACATAACTTAATAATAACCGTTTATATAAAGAGAGGAAATGAGAGAGAATCATACTCTCGAATCTCCACCCTGACTGAATGGATGTGTGTGTGAAATTGAATGAATGTGTGACTAGTGCTTTTTCTGGTCAAGTGTGAGTGGTCCgattaggcctggcaaacgggctgtgtctgtcgtgttcgtgtaacatatgttatcttaacgggttgtgTCGTGTCACACGTGTTATCTTAACATGTCCTTAACAGGTCGAGTCacggtaaagtgacccgacctgttatgacccgttaagaaaaaaaaattcttaaatttgcacataccacactttgccacataaatattacttcaaaacattaaaacacataatgtaatatatatatatatgtatataattattttagtttttaggggtataaaaatgttaaattaatatatataattattatagtttactcatactttcattaagtataacataagattttgaggtatccactaatgtaatttttttaattgaagatcaaattcattcattgtattcatatagggtcaaggagtgtagctgtaaaaaatcatcaaaatcggagttaaaataaccgttaaatcgtgatttttcgttttataaccgtcgaaaagttttgtcctgttacttgatctttgaatgtttattttttacaatttttggcgtatgcgatcttgaagtatatacaaacatgtttgacggttggatcgttgaaactagtttcgtagaatgcgtatcccatcaaaataatagattcattaacacttaagagtttattcttactttcattaagtataacataagattttgtggtatccactagtgtaaatattttaaattgaatatcgaattcattcattgtatttatatagggttaaggagtgtagctgtaaaaaatcatcaaaatcggagttaaaataaccgttacatcgtgatttttctttttataaccgtcgaaatgttttgtcccattacttgatctctatatttttgttttttgcaatttttggcgtatgcgatctcgaagtatatagaatcatgtttgacggttggatcgttgaaactagtttcgtagaatgcgtatcccatcaaaacaatagattcactaaaatttaagagtttattcataatttcattaagtataacatgagattttgtggtatccactagtgtaaatattttaaattgaagatcgaattcattcattgtattcatatagggtcaaggagtgtagctgtaaagaatcatcaaaattggagttaaaataaccgttaaatcatgatttttctttttataaccgtcgaaaagttttgtcccgttacttgatctctgaatgtttgttttttgtaatttttgacgtatgagATCTCGAAAATTTTAATTGAGTGCAACATGAGGGTTAAATTTCCAATATTAAGAGGAGAAAGTTACTAAAAGAGTAGTTGGTGATAGTCTTTGTCTTTTTCTTGTACTCCACTGCCCAATTGAAGACTTGATGCATCGAGTCAACAAAGACTTTAAATTTCCACTACACTGTCAAAtattatgcattcataaaaTCGAAAGTACGAGTTTTGAAATCCCTTCATTATAAATTCCTTTTATAATAGCAAAACCGTTTTAGTCAATATAACAATACCATGTTATGTCTGCGTACCacataaaagcaaaagtattaaTTTAAATATTTCAGTTAGAAGGGTATTATTGTGAGAGTTCATCCATCATCCTTACTCATGGCTGAGTCATTAGGCAATCAAAACTATTAATAAATCTACATAAATAGCTGTACCAAAATCccatttattaaaatttaaatgtgGAATTTAATCACATAATTTGAATGAGTAATGCTATTTACACactatttttacttcttatatatttttcaattttcaattgttagattgaataaattaaaaaatattaacgataaaaaattaataaggtgtgtgagaagtcaAATtaaatgtgtgaatagcactcatttacacattttttattttacttttcacgcATTTGTgtcttcaatttattcgattTAATAATCGAAAGTTGAAAAGAGTAcgtaaaatgtaaaaaaaaaaatgtgtgataccaaaaagaatgagagagagagagagagaagggcgAAGGACCGGGCATCTGTCCTACTTTTTGTATTGGGCGATTTGATTGATGGCCATAAGGCCCTCCTTGGAATTCACCGTCTCCCACCACCACAACCTTCTCTGCCTCTTCCTTGCGCGCCCCCACCCTCCGTCgtctcctctctccttctcctccCACTTCTTCCACCAGCTCCCGCCGCCTTTCGTCCGCTGCATAGCGTCCTCAGCGACTCCGCTCCCTCACCGCCATACGTCCTTTCACCGCCCCCCGAGGCCACTTCATCCTTATCACGAAACCCTGGCGCAGAAGATCTGTAAAGCGATTCGCCGCCCTGGCGCCCCCTCCAAGGCTAGGACTTACGCCGATGTCAACGTGATCCGACCCAAGGATTACTGGGACTACGAGTCCCTCACCGTCCAATGGGGGTAACGAATTGATGAAATTCTCTGTTTCTTGTTTGGATTGTGAGAAAGTGGAGGAAAATTTGGTTTAGGTTGGTGGGAAGGTTGAATTTTGAGGGATAAATGTTTTTGCTTTTCTGAATTAATTGGGATTATTGTACAGGGAGCAGGATGATTACGAGGTGGTGAAGAAGGTTGGGAGAGGAAAATACAGTGAGGTGTTTGAGGGGGTTCACTGTACCGATAACGAAAAATGTGTTATCAAGATTCTCAAACCTGTtaaaaagaagaaggtgagttcTAAATTACATTCCTTTACCTTCTTATCTGTGTAACGAAACGATTGACATTTCATTGTTCTTATCAGTTGGGTAATTCTATTTGTTTGTTTCTGGTTATCATGTCTGCCTGGTTTATATTCATGTAATCGCGGATTATTTACTAGTATACAGCTAATGTTTTCATAGGATTAGTTACCTACAGTGGGAAGTTAGTATATTTTCTGTTCTTTCATTTGTTGTATAGCTAATGAATGAGGATAAGTATAGAGTGAAATTCTATCATGATGTATTTCCTGAAGTTTCGTGCAACCTATTCACTGGAAAACCGAAAAAAGGCTTTGATTTGGAGGTTTAACCAACCCCAAGAAACAATCTTGACTGCACCTGGCATATGAAGTAAAAGTTCTCTTCTGTACAAGAGCTTTGTATTGAATCACTACCGTGACACTTACCTTTCTGTTTGGTTGTAAATTCAGATTAAGAGGGAGATAAAAATATTGCAGAATCTTTGTGGAGGACCAAATATTGTGAAGTTGCTTGATATTGTCAGAGACCAGCAATCAAAGACCCCTAGTCTTATATTTGAATATGTGAATAATACAGATTTTAAGGTCCTTTATCCGACGCTCTCAGACTTTGACATACGATATTACATCTATGAACTTCTCAAGGTAAGCTTGCTGTTTTGGTTCTGCAATTTCTAAAATGACGAGTTGTGAGACTTTAATTCCCTTAGAAGAAACATGAATTAGATGTCCATAATGATGTGAGGTTTAAACTGAGGTAATTGTTTACATTTGCAAGGTTTGAAAGGTCAGTTTCTTTTCAAGGCCTAAAAAAGATCGATTTCTTTCTCTTTGGGAGTGATGGGTTGGGACTGGTAACTTCACTGCATTTTTCTTCTGTGCAATTTTTGTTTCTCACTTTACACTAGAAATAAGTTTGGGTTGCAGTACAGATCTAGGATTTATTTGGCTGGCTGCTAGTTAGTTTATGTTCTTTTGGGGAATGGCCTAGGTACTTTGCTCACCTTTATGCATGTCCACCAGGGTTGGAAACAAGGTGGGATGGTCTAGCTTAGGTATCTCCGTTTCCATTCTCAATCCTCATCCCCACACTTGCCTTGTTTTTTTAAAGAATACAGAAATTCCCCACCCTGCCCTGCGATAATATTAACCCCTCCTCATTGCCACCctttcctaaatttttttttttggttattagataataaaaatgaaatacaTTTTTACAACCCTAacataatataatacattttacACACAATACTTGAGTAACTATGTACATCATAAAATAGCAAAAGTTAAATATTGGAATTAGCATATGTGATTTGGAGTTTGCCATCCCTATCCTGCCCTGAATGTGAGGTGGGATTTACCACCCCACTTCAGTTGCTATTTATTTCCCCCAAATCTGCGACATTAGGGCAGGTTTTCCCCTCTGGGGCCTTGGGTTCACGAGATTATAGTGATCCTTAATCTTCACCCACAAATTTGGTTGGAAGAAAATATTGACAAAGGTAGATGATCCCAATAAGCAAGGAGAAAGCATATTGTCTTCAAAGTGACTAACACTAAGAGTTTCAATGAAATTTACAAGATGGGGTATACCTTTCTGCTTGTGATTATTAGAGTATTGTAAGAGAATGCTGAACGGTTATAGTTTTACTACTTAGAAGTCATGGATTGAGCCCCCTATAGGACTCAGATACAGGCAGCATcctttttgaattttctttcgtatCTTAAATGTTCTTTAGGTTGGATCTTTTTATTGGTGAACTTTAGGTTGGATCTTGAAATCTACTGTCCGTATACTAAAGTAGAAGTTCATTCAGATGCTTATTTCTCAATTATCCCAAGCATAAGGTTCTATTAATAGACACTGAAAGGTGGAACAATTCAACTCACAGGAGTTATGTAGGACAAAACCATTGAAAAAGAAGGAAGGGAAGATTCATCTCTTCATACTTGAGGCAATCGGGCCTTAATTCTATACAATcttgaatttaaaatttgagGTCTCTTATGATCTTTGTTAAATATTTTCAGTTTCTGGTTGAACCAACTGGTACCAAGGGCCAGGTTGTTGTTGATGCAGTTCTATGTTCTGTGCTTAATGCTCAAAGTGTGCACTTTCATTTTCTAGCTCAAAGGTAAAGTTCCTCGGCTTGTAAGATCCGCTAACTCGGTCTTCTATTGATCTCTTTGTAGGCTTTAGATTATTGCCACTCACAAGGTATTATGCATCGAGATGTGAAGCCCCATAATGTTATGATTGATCATGAGCAGCGTAAGCTTCGCCTTATAGATTGGGGCCTTGCCGAGTTTTATCATCCTGAGAAGGAATATAATGTTCGGGTTGCTTCAAGGTTATTTTCATTTGATATTCTACTTCACAAAACACATCAAGATTTGTCACATTCCATATATTGTTATCTGAAACTTCCATAACTTAATTTTATTGTGGGTTTACTATGTTTTAAACCTCGTGCCGTAGTGCCCTTATGGGCTTCATGTAATTTTGGATTGCAATTTGCAAAGGACCTGTTCAATTCCTTGTTTGGCTATGACAAGACATTGTATGCATACTTTAAATACAGATTACAGGAAATTGTAAATCATGGATCTCATGCTGAAAAACTAATGTGTTATAGTTCTTGAGATGCCTGAAGCATGTTGCACGCTGTAAATTTTGAAGCACGCGGTGATGTAAAGTTACATATGCTGAAATATAACCAG
Above is a window of Malus sylvestris chromosome 15, drMalSylv7.2, whole genome shotgun sequence DNA encoding:
- the LOC126602060 gene encoding casein kinase II subunit alpha-2-like isoform X1 — translated: MAIRPSLEFTVSHHHNLLCLFLARPHPPSSPLSFSSHFFHQLPPPFVRCIASSATPLPHRHTSFHRPPRPLHPYHETLAQKICKAIRRPGAPSKARTYADVNVIRPKDYWDYESLTVQWGEQDDYEVVKKVGRGKYSEVFEGVHCTDNEKCVIKILKPVKKKKIKREIKILQNLCGGPNIVKLLDIVRDQQSKTPSLIFEYVNNTDFKVLYPTLSDFDIRYYIYELLKALDYCHSQGIMHRDVKPHNVMIDHEQRKLRLIDWGLAEFYHPEKEYNVRVASRYFKGPELLVDLQDYDYSLDLWSLGCMLAGMIFRKEPFFYGHDNYDQLVKIAKVLGTDELNAYLHKYHIELDPHLAALVGRHSRKPWTKFINVDNQHLAVPEALDFIDKLLHYDHQERPTAKEAMAHPYFYPIRNAESSRTRTQ
- the LOC126602059 gene encoding uncharacterized protein LOC126602059 isoform X2: MAPRTPRLVVPVDLSRKPWQQKLPLHNRWHPDLPPVAEVKTGEVFRIEMVDWTGGTIKDDDSALDIKSIDLSTVHYLSGPIRISDSDGIPAQPGDLLVVEICNLGPLPGDEWGFTATFDRENGGGFLTDHFPSATKAIWYFEGIYAYSPHIPGVRFPGLTHPGIVGTAPSMELLKIWNERERELEENGLKTMKLCEVLHQRPLANLPSTKGCVLGGIKEGTPEWEKIAMEAARTIPGRENGGNCDIKNLSRGSKVYLPVFVEGANLSTGDMHFSQGDGEISFCGAIEMSGFLELKCEIIRGGMKEYLTPMGPTPLHVNPIFEIGPVEPRFSEWLVFEGISVDERGKQHYLDATVAYKRAVLNAIDYLSKFGYSKEQSYLLLSCCPCEGRISGIVDSPNAVATLAIPTAIFDQDIRPKANKVPVGPRIVRKPDVLKCSYDGNLPTTRNPSSAT
- the LOC126602063 gene encoding uncharacterized protein LOC126602063 is translated as MDDVRASSAWVASHSSHVLVDSSGIEKVAETIDTIPKVEWDFEGIHYFDNGPLTVQYLFVLDALNFCFWPDKDLNYDNLAAGLKAAIQNDKSVFDADRLQKYTGPELRELLKWPRSLPLEDERVRLLQEVGFELERSFDGKASNLVESCGKSAVKLVALVTRHFPGFRDHSVYKGHQVFLYKRAQIFAADLWGAFGGQGYGEFYDIGSITIMADYIVPAVLQQLGVLKYSATLASAIEANSQIVAGSEEEVELRACSIYAVEKMKELISMKSGKQVLSIELDLWLWSFGIQCPALQHHRTLSIYY
- the LOC126602059 gene encoding uncharacterized protein LOC126602059 isoform X1, which codes for MAFYGPRLVVPIDVKKKPWEQKLPLHNRWHPDIPPVAEVAAGEVFRVEMVDFSGGGITKEYTAEDIKHSNPSIVHYLSGPIRISDSDGIPAQPGDLLVVEICNLGPLPGDEWGFTATFDRENGGGFLTDHFPSATKAIWYFEGIYAYSPHIPGVRFPGLTHPGIVGTAPSMELLKIWNERERELEENGLKTMKLCEVLHQRPLANLPSTKGCVLGGIKEGTPEWEKIAMEAARTIPGRENGGNCDIKNLSRGSKVYLPVFVEGANLSTGDMHFSQGDGEISFCGAIEMSGFLELKCEIIRGGMKEYLTPMGPTPLHVNPIFEIGPVEPRFSEWLVFEGISVDERGKQHYLDATVAYKRAVLNAIDYLSKFGYSKEQSYLLLSCCPCEGRISGIVDSPNAVATLAIPTAIFDQDIRPKANKVPVGPRIVRKPDVLKCSYDGNLPTTRNPSSAT
- the LOC126602060 gene encoding casein kinase II subunit alpha-2-like isoform X2, with product MAIRPSLEFTVSHHHNLLCLFLARPHPPSSPLSFSSHFFHQLPPPFVRCIASSATPLPHRHTSFHRPPRPLHPYHETLAQKICKAIRRPGAPSKARTYADVNVIRPKDYWDYESLTVQWGEQDDYEVVKKVGRGKYSEVFEGVHCTDNEKCVIKILKPVKKKKALDYCHSQGIMHRDVKPHNVMIDHEQRKLRLIDWGLAEFYHPEKEYNVRVASRYFKGPELLVDLQDYDYSLDLWSLGCMLAGMIFRKEPFFYGHDNYDQLVKIAKVLGTDELNAYLHKYHIELDPHLAALVGRHSRKPWTKFINVDNQHLAVPEALDFIDKLLHYDHQERPTAKEAMAHPYFYPIRNAESSRTRTQ